ACTATCATGGCTGGTCGCAACCCATTTGCAATAAACTCGATCTTCAAGTATGGCGTACACAAAAATCACCGTGTTCCTTTTTCTGGTATTGGTCACTCAGAGCACAGCATTCAACTATGATTCTCACGATGAACCAGGGTTTGGTAAGAATTCATGGGTCATAAATGtgttatgatttatataaatatatggaAAGTGTTATTAACTTTCATGTTATGATTTGAATTAACCAAAAATGCAACACTTTTGATACATTCTCCGTTTCTCGACAGATTATATATTCGCAACTAATATTACTGGTGTGCTTTTTACAAGATGGGGTCATAACGGATGTCCAATTGGTACACAACAAGTCTACAACggtgaatataaaaaaaacctttattttttcaccactgatatctcaaTAATATCTGCTATACACAAACAcgtttagggagccttcattaataacaggggggggggggcaagggaaTTAGAGAGGGGTCAGATTTTACTAACCGGTCCGTGGAGAgagccatattttagaaaatgtggaggtcacattttactttgacttatTGCATTAtctaatttgcattattttgtgatttttggcaTCTCACCACTGCCACATCCCGCCATTGTTACCATGTTGTACTTTAACATCAGAGAACATATCAGGCgaattgctgctgacaaccatgcagtgaatcagTTGTTAATTGTGGTGTAAGAAGAGGAGTGAGTCTCACAGAAGTGAAGGGGAAACAGTGTTGTaggatattggggataatgttgtggagcaGGCCTACTGTTAACCTCGGTCTAGACAACATTGGCGGGGTGCCCATCTAGTCTTGTGAGTTCTAGCCTTCAGTTCTGCCAATTTGATCCAAACAAGGGAACTAAACAGTGACCTCAAACAAATTCGCTGTGGTTGTAATAACATAACACACGTGGGGGACAACCAAAGCCCTTAGCATTATCATTGAGATGGCAGCGGTGGGATATAGGCCATATCATTGATTCTGAGACTTGCGTATCCTTTCacgtctgacagcattttaacccatGTTTCTTGAAATACATGGGGAGGGAGTGATTTAAATATtggagaaaggaaattgaggaaGGACCATATGTAGAGAACGGAATTGGGATGAGTTGCATTTTACTCAACAGACCGGACTTGCTTCCCCTCTCCTTGCAATCACTGAAGTTTCCCTTAAAAGCGTTTAAAGACTGCAGGTAGAGTTCCGCAACTTGGTAACCCTTAGGGTGTTTGATAACGACTTTTGGGTGTGTGGCTACCTGAATCATTTGAAATGTTCTCAAGACAAGCGGAAGATACGAGGGCTAGGTGGTACGATGAGCTatcgatgtatctcaacagtgcagtaaacggGCTTAGCCTAgtagattaaaaaaaattaagtgcGCCTCGGAAATACAAATGTTAAGAAATCTCCAACCATTTTAAGttaaattcaagaaaaaatatagCATTCTCGCAACCAGAACATATTTTTTTCCGCTGATAGGCTAGTGCTTTACAACGATGAAATATAAGGGTCACTGTATAAACGTTTGAAATAGAGGGCGAAATGAGACGAAAATGAAGCCattattttagaatccaatatggccaccaaataaaagattgttgatattctttttaaaaaaagatggCGAATCCTcacatttctttcattatttcaaaagggtTGCGAACAAGATTTCGACAGTTCGTACGGCAAATTTTGGGGAGGTTATCAGAACTTTGATAGTCAGGAAAATTGTTCCCCGAGACACACTCAACTTTTATCTAATTAATTGTCATTCCTACAACTTTAAGATTTTATTTTGAGGACAGTTGTTGTACTCCAAATCGGCCACCTCTTCCAAACCTATGTGTAGCTGCATTCGAAGAcgaaaatgaaaagtaaatattaCTTTAAAGCATGATGTTTAAATAGCTTCGAAAACGAATCAGTATAGACGTgaaacatatactagtattaaaaaCAAGTTTTCAAGTAATACTCTTTTACATTTCAGGCATCATGAGTGGCCGATATTATAATCAAGTTGGTAATGGCGCAAATCATTTATGTCTGCCTTTTGTACCAATATATGACATGGACAACGTAGCAACTGGAGTTCAAACTGACCGTGCCTATCTATATCACACGGAGTATCGCAACCCGTCTGGTCCATTCCTTGACAAACGCTACAATGATGTGCCTTGCTCCGTTTGTCTGGATGATGCTCACAACAACGTTATCGTTTACCCTGCTAAAACTGATTGTCCTGGTGGATGGGATGCTGAGTACTATGGATTTCTCATGGCAGAGAGAAATAATTACGGAACAGTTGATCATGTATGTGTTGACGTAGAAGGAAGGTCTCTTCTAGGTTCAGACTCGGCTATCAATTCTGCATTTCTATACTCAGTGGAAGGTCGTTGTCCAACTGGTAGTGGCATACCTTGTGGTCCGTACGTTGATGGCCACGAATTGTCATGCGTGGTGTGTGCAATTTGAGGACAGAAGCAAAGATTTTCATTATATATTCGaatgtacatcataatataTTAGGATGTTATATTAAAACACCTTTCAACAGAAAGAATGACAAATTTTAGACTCAAGCTCGACTTCGTTTGTATGTTGAATGCACGGTGCTAGGttttgaatgaatgagtgagcgAGTAAATGAATGACCTAGTACATACgggagtgggtgagtgagtgagtgagtgagtgagtgagtgagtgagtgggtgggtgggtgggtgggtgggtgggtgtctgggtgagtgagtgagtgagtgagtgagtgagtgggtgggtgggtgggtgggtgggtgggtgagcgGGCGGgcgggtggatggatggatggatgagtgagtgagtgagtgagtgagtgagtgagtgagtgagtgagtgagtgagagagtgagtgagtgagtaagtggtgttgtcatcatcaacaacaacaacaacaacaacaacaactactactactactactactactactactactactactactactactactactactgctgctgctgctactaccaccaccaccaccaccaccaccaccaccaccaccactactactacgactactactactaatactgaCTGACTCTCTCACTCTTTCACTCGATCACCAAACTTGAAACAGCCGAcccactgactgactgactgactgactgactgactgattgattaattaactCGTTCAGTGACTTACATGTACTAACTGACAACTAAAACTAAACTTCTGATATGATATTACTATTTCAACAAAGTAGAAGTGAATATCAGATTTCGTTGAAAGGAAGGTTTTATCCAACATATTCAAAATTATACTGCCTCTGACAGGTAGTTTCATGAATTATTCAATATTTCCCAGGCTTTACATCTTTGTAATTTATCCATGCACACGCTTTATCTCTAGAAATGGTTGAGGGCATAAGCGAACTTTTGATAaagaaattatttgaaattagaGTGTCTGAGGGTGTGAATACCAAATGATCAAAATCTATTCGTAGTGAGAATAATTCAGGACATAGGAAGGATGATTAAATGGTGTGTTTAGTTTTGATAAATTCCACTATTCAATTCACTAATTGgagaatacatttgtatttcgaAAGAGGTCACTTCACTCTACTCGGTCAAATTTTTCATATAAGTTTAACAATCTGAATAACAGTGTGACGTAATAAAATTATTGACAACAGTACTACCAAACTAGTAatactatagagtttcaattactaggCTGTACGATGTCTTAACACAGCATTTTTGgtacgaattacacaaacaaaatacaggcattGATAGCGTGCACACATatgaaacattacattttgtctcactgaacataaaaaaaaaacagttttgtgtttgaatctttcttGTTGTGCATCCGACAGttatgttgatttgtgttcatagtgagataaaatgtatcattttctgTGCTTGCAAATtatcagtgtctgtactttgttctatataatttataacaaaaaaaatgttgtgcgAGATGTAAAAACCATtgtgccgcctaattgaaactatatagtcactctggtttggtagtaatttgCAGCATTTTAGTAATCAGACgataaatattgatttgacaAATTGATGATACCTTAGTAAATATATGGTATAGTTTTGGCAGACCATGTTTATATCACAAAATCATTGGCAATACCCTTTCACTAAAGTCGTTGAAATTATCTTCCACGAGTAACAGACAAATCTAAAATTATGGTTCATTGTGTTATATTCAAAGGGGTTTTATGATTCTTATAAATACGTGTCTTTAAATAAGATGACAACGCTAGATTCCGTTGAACTGAGTAGATATGGTGATGAATACTATAACATAGATATGTTGTAGATTTGATTTCCAtggtatgtatgttttcatttggTAATTTACATAGAATACAAAATTCATTAATTTGAGGATATTTCCAAAGGGGTGTCAATTATTTCCATAGAAGGTCTTTCAAATAGTTTCAACAAAGCAACAGACCTAAACATATCTTTTAACCCCACATGTCTGAtataatgtttacaaataacatCGACTTTATGCATTTGGAAGACCGACTCGTTTCGTCAACGTTGCAATCTCGTGTAAGGTGGAACTGTGTGATGGAAAGAACGCCTACAACGTCGAATATTGTACCCATAGTACACCGTTTGTcttgtttcaaaataaagtCAGGTGAACATCGGTCCACTGAATGTAACACGTAGTATTTGGCATTGCTATTTAGTAACTATAGTTACAGCCCGCTTcaatgttagtgttcactggttatgtttgatacaaccatgcagaaaccaagaAACTGAATATGCTgaactttaagataacaagatcgAAATTCTTGGTATATGTCAAGTCTaacatgaaataaaccatttaaaagTGCTACCACTATACTGATATAAAATGGGTTGTATGGTCACTCGTTCATAAGGTATACGTCGTCGAATGTCGGAAAAAGAAGACATTCTATTAGCAATCCTTCAAGTCCAGGGCAATGAAGGCAGCACAATTTTAAGACAATTGGGACGGTGTGAAATACATATTCCGGTTTGAAatgaatttgcataattagtggtaTATGCATAATTAAAGAAATTTTACAATCAGACAATACCTTGTGAATATATTCTCTAAATATCATATACCTTGGTTTGTGATAGTCTTGTTGGTGTGTCTTTCTTGATTGTCAAGATGTATTATGCAATATCTCGACAACGCTAGCGATTCATGTGGATAGCTTTATGGATACTATGACATATATGTCTATGGAAGCGATGAATGTCAGGTGAATATTAcatgacaaatttgcataattaatgagatTTGCGGTTATATAGAGTAGGTTATATAAACTGTATTAGAAAGAATCTCAAATAAATGGATAGATATGTTAATTGTATCTTGACTCACATCATCACATGGTGGTTGTGAGTTGCATATTActgactaatttacataatatccttacaatctatatatatatttatatatatataaatatatatatatatatatatatatatatatatatatttatatatatatatatatatatatatatacatatatatatatatactgagaTAATGATAAGATATGATTTTAAGATCAATGCTGATTGCTAGAACatcaataatttacataatcatcgATATTCAATGGTCATGTGATTAATCAAAATTTCGATAAACATAATATATTAGAAATGCGTCATAATAATAGTTCCCATACGCTTTTGTATGTGTACCCTTGGCCTTTTATTCTTTTATATCGAGAGATGGCGCTGTACTTCACGCTTTGACAACTGCATGACCACGTCCTGTACGTAGTCGTGCACAGGCAATACGTGCTGGACAAGAAACAAGGGGCTTTCTTTTCATGTTGTTATGGGAGGAATACACTGCACTGTTATATTGATTAAATTCTGTTTCTGCTTCTGCTTGATACTGTGCAAAACACCTTGCGGTTATCACGCACATATATACATGGCTGAATAAGTTAGGAAGAGAAATTAACTCCGGTTTGATGAAAGAGGTCGACAATTCCCACAATTCACAATTCACTAAAACAGAATATCTCAAAGGTCTCAAAGGTctgaatatgcaaatagtaatacaatacaatacaatacaatacaatacaatgcaatgcaatgcaatgcaatgcaatgcaatgcaatacaatacaatacaatacaatacaatacaatacaatacaatacaatacaatacaaataaggaaaaaatattttgtcaattatAACAAATGTTGAAAAAGTTTGTCTATGCTTTGTAAGCTGTTGTGTAAAGGTTTTGTAGCTCTTTCGAAGCTGGGTTGATAAAAttacttttgaaaaataattacaaaacaaGAAGTAACTCTAATTACACATTTAAAAATTGTTCCTCTACCTGTAATTCTTTGCTAAATCTTGAACATATACATAGTGGTTCTGATCACATTCCTCACCCCAATACTATTCTCATTGTATATAGCATCTCTCCAGTACACTGCTCATACGCCCTCAATCACCTTTATTTAGAAATGCCTACTTACTCTTACATTATTAAACGATTAGAATTTACGGCTGAGGAAGTGGGCTTTAACACAATTCGTGTCGCGAAGGGGGGTGGGGGGCTTGACAAGCTAAAAGGGGAGCCATGACAGATTTTGCTCTTAATCTCTGACTTTTCCATGACACTCCGTCACACTCATAATGTTTTCGTTCCCGTCCtattttctcctcagcccccccccccctccgcgTCGTAAAATGTTCTCATCTCCTAAAATGTATTTGGTATCAGTAAGCATTCATATTACTAGTAATAACGTATATCTGATGGTACCTTAAAACCAAGCTGTCACGTGTTCTGGGTCTATTTATTGGAAGAGAAAGGGAGTGGGGCCAAGGGAGAGGAGGGCAATGGAGGTTTCGTTTTATAATCAGATTACACGTTGTATTCATCGCGTAAGTTTGTCCAATGCAGCTCCAGTCCACCGAACGCTTCTAACAACTCATTTACTCAGCATGTTAAATTCTCACAGGCCACCACCAAGATGTGTAATTGGTGGAAAATGGTCACATGGAACAAACAGCAATCTCCTGTCGGGTGTACAGAGACGGGTTATGTAAACCTTCATTGGTTTATTTCACACGACACATACCACCGTCTGACTTAACCCCACACACTTTAACGATGGATTGTATCCTTATTTTGCCGATTGTCATTTTCGCTGTGTTTGCCAACGTAGAAGCTCACAACAATGAGAGAAAGGCTGGTTCAGGTAATAAGGTTTCATTTCTAAACATTAACACAATACTCTATTCGATTCTTGAGTACTTCACTGTAAAATGAAGGTCTACAGTCTTAATTCagtataaatgtattatttagaCATTTTATGGTCACTACTTTCAATATGACTTCCCGCTATCAGTGATAGTTTCATGATTCATATGATATTTGAATGCGTACTGCCAATCTGCTTCGTTattgatttgataaaaacaTACACAGTAGCTAATTTTTTCCCTCGTCTGCTTTCTGTTGTAGAAACCACAGCTCTCACCGGTGTCGTATTCACGAGGTGGGGTCATAACGATTGTCCAGTTAACACCAAACAGGTATATAGTGGTAAGTGTTATTGAAGTATGTTTGATATTATCGATATAAAGcaatcaaaaccaaaacaaatcgcttcaaaaatagtttttatcctCTGTCAGTTCGTATTTTAAATGATTGGTAATTTTTTTTGGCGTAttagcatatatgtatatatttaccaCTTTTAATATTATTCATATCCACACTGTTTGTGTTTTAACCGAGCTACGTATAACCAAAGcgaatt
This region of Glandiceps talaboti chromosome 4, keGlaTala1.1, whole genome shotgun sequence genomic DNA includes:
- the LOC144434407 gene encoding short-chain collagen C4-like; translated protein: MSGRYYNQVGNGANHLCLPFVPIYDMDNVATGVQTDRAYLYHTEYRNPSGPFLDKRYNDVPCSVCLDDAHNNVIVYPAKTDCPGGWDAEYYGFLMAERNNYGTVDHVCVDVEGRSLLGSDSAINSAFLYSVEGRCPTGSGIPCGPYVDGHELSCVVCAI